The proteins below are encoded in one region of Chitinophagales bacterium:
- a CDS encoding prolyl oligopeptidase family serine peptidase, whose protein sequence is MILLLRKLLIAFLYFLGIGITGANAFTVNQLQSLYQDGQVFLTWKSPDKTNLRYNVYRSSTPINTKNDLKHSQYIGDVRDSSSRNVRLSSVKGKTVFIKLKADAAPLKSNNGLYVITCTSSGSFYYAVTVITLSDNFEDKTINPGSNSLSVGVMEMVADPQPIYQDSAIWKTGDVAKYYAQFATNQNTPHYPAMCNQGSYVYNFYVIKRGNFIHQPLFVFYEGLLENSIKGNGLGQFENKTITNCTIMGCDDWLPGPDNGTGPQSGDKTFWIGYHENFDMYTDSNPTSKTGTIRTYTQTRLIHTILWADKYLSVDSNKVYLVGVSAGGFGVLITANIIPDKIAAVYAVVPPVHGGTSTDEDTQLYGTAEANLPTDVLNPDTGDSIRIWDLMELRHMVDVNKRRGLPILFTVHGKNDETITWTTKPSFYDSLKVSHQGTTFFWDQRDHDGKGANFLDNETTPAFYLYNSTKSFPVFSNCSINQNPGSGDPANGDPYGAINGYLDFDSSIVDQPCTWSGRIFLKKMYVNGVVQPAYKNCTADITLRRLQYFVPIEGSTVKWSNYNSVNKRVQHGSLVYAGGAITITGIKITDAGNKIEFDISNCSRNSEPKRSVNLKDYNTPSNLIGENTSSFYIIPIITGAVIRFNISDADNLEFRMYDVMGTLLWNKSLYVVPGKGELTLPRPGSGMYFIEIKGTSIALVQKVIF, encoded by the coding sequence ATGATTTTATTACTTCGGAAATTACTTATAGCATTTTTATATTTTTTAGGTATTGGAATTACCGGGGCAAATGCTTTTACAGTAAACCAGCTTCAATCCTTATATCAGGATGGGCAGGTATTTCTTACATGGAAATCTCCTGATAAGACCAATTTAAGGTATAATGTATACCGATCTTCTACTCCGATAAACACAAAAAATGATCTGAAACATTCGCAATACATTGGCGATGTGCGTGACAGTTCATCCAGAAATGTTCGTCTTTCATCAGTTAAAGGAAAAACTGTTTTTATTAAGTTGAAGGCAGATGCAGCACCTCTTAAATCCAACAATGGGTTATATGTTATTACGTGCACTTCTTCCGGGTCTTTTTATTATGCAGTAACTGTTATCACTTTGTCAGATAACTTTGAAGATAAAACCATTAATCCCGGATCTAATAGCTTATCGGTTGGTGTAATGGAAATGGTAGCAGACCCGCAACCAATTTACCAGGATTCAGCAATTTGGAAAACAGGAGATGTTGCAAAGTACTATGCTCAATTTGCCACTAATCAAAATACACCTCATTACCCTGCAATGTGTAACCAGGGTTCTTATGTTTATAATTTTTATGTAATTAAACGGGGAAATTTCATCCATCAACCGTTATTTGTTTTTTATGAAGGATTGCTGGAAAATTCTATAAAAGGTAATGGACTGGGTCAGTTTGAAAATAAGACGATTACCAATTGCACTATTATGGGATGCGATGATTGGTTACCGGGCCCGGATAATGGTACCGGCCCGCAATCCGGTGATAAAACTTTCTGGATTGGTTATCATGAAAACTTCGATATGTATACGGACAGCAACCCGACTTCGAAGACAGGAACTATCCGAACGTATACACAAACCAGGCTCATTCACACCATACTCTGGGCTGATAAATATTTGTCTGTTGATAGCAATAAAGTATACCTGGTTGGGGTATCGGCAGGCGGATTTGGAGTGCTGATAACGGCCAACATAATTCCTGATAAAATTGCTGCAGTATATGCAGTAGTTCCTCCCGTACATGGTGGAACATCCACTGATGAAGACACACAGCTTTATGGTACTGCTGAAGCAAACCTGCCCACTGATGTTTTAAATCCCGATACAGGTGATTCAATCCGCATATGGGATCTAATGGAGCTGCGACATATGGTAGATGTAAATAAGAGAAGAGGTCTACCCATATTATTTACGGTTCATGGAAAAAATGATGAGACTATTACCTGGACAACTAAACCATCATTTTACGATTCACTGAAGGTCAGCCATCAGGGTACTACTTTTTTTTGGGATCAGAGAGATCATGATGGAAAAGGTGCTAATTTTTTAGATAATGAAACTACTCCAGCCTTCTATTTATACAATAGCACAAAATCGTTCCCGGTTTTTTCAAACTGTTCTATAAATCAAAATCCAGGCTCTGGTGATCCTGCGAATGGTGATCCTTACGGTGCCATCAATGGCTACCTTGATTTTGATTCCAGCATAGTAGATCAGCCCTGCACGTGGTCCGGCAGAATATTTTTAAAAAAAATGTATGTTAATGGTGTAGTCCAGCCTGCTTATAAAAATTGCACAGCAGATATTACTTTACGGAGGCTGCAGTATTTTGTACCAATTGAGGGTTCAACGGTAAAGTGGTCCAATTATAATTCTGTTAATAAAAGAGTACAGCACGGCTCTCTGGTATATGCGGGGGGGGCGATTACAATTACAGGCATTAAAATTACAGATGCCGGAAATAAGATAGAGTTTGATATTTCAAATTGCAGTCGAAATTCTGAACCTAAAAGAAGCGTTAACCTTAAAGATTATAATACACCAAGCAATTTAATAGGAGAAAATACTTCATCTTTTTATATTATTCCTATTATAACAGGTGCTGTAATCCGGTTTAACATTTCAGACGCGGACAATCTTGAATTTAGGATGTATGATGTTATGGGAACATTGTTGTGGAATAAATCCCTTTATGTTGTTCCCGGTAAGGGGGAATTGACGTTACCGCGCCCCGGTTCAGGAATGTATTTCATTGAAATAAAGGGAACTTCAATTGCATTGGTACAAAAAGTGATTTTTTAA
- a CDS encoding CDP-alcohol phosphatidyltransferase family protein yields the protein MLKQSFIKHIPNLFTLGNLFLGCLGIIFTFNDHIFPLQVNELDEGGKNVSIIFGFNNRLYLSSFMIFGAVVLDFLDGFSARILKVQSPVGAQLDSLADMITFGLLPACIYYQLLNAAFQLRPNALFIPELYMMPAFLIAICAALRLARFNVDERQEIEFLGLATPACALFTAALPLIIFTNAFNLSVIILNPWLLYTLIIIFSWLMVSNIPMFSLKVKSYTWRGNEVRIIYLLISIIMIIVFKYAGLAASIVFYILTCIVQYFFTKKPGMKYF from the coding sequence ATGCTGAAACAAAGTTTTATTAAGCATATTCCTAATCTTTTTACCCTCGGAAATCTTTTCCTGGGCTGCCTCGGTATCATCTTCACATTCAATGATCACATTTTTCCTTTGCAGGTAAATGAATTGGATGAAGGCGGAAAAAATGTTTCAATCATCTTTGGATTCAATAATCGTTTGTACTTAAGCTCTTTTATGATATTCGGAGCCGTGGTACTTGATTTCCTTGATGGATTTTCAGCCCGAATATTAAAGGTACAGTCTCCAGTAGGAGCACAGCTCGATTCACTTGCAGATATGATAACATTTGGCCTTCTGCCTGCGTGTATTTACTACCAGTTGCTGAATGCCGCCTTTCAGCTTAGGCCAAACGCTTTATTTATTCCGGAACTTTATATGATGCCGGCATTTTTAATTGCTATTTGTGCTGCGCTCAGGCTTGCCCGGTTTAATGTGGATGAGCGGCAGGAAATTGAATTTCTGGGCCTTGCTACTCCTGCATGTGCATTGTTTACTGCTGCTTTGCCTCTTATCATTTTTACCAATGCATTTAACCTGTCTGTTATCATCCTTAACCCGTGGCTATTGTATACCCTGATTATTATCTTTTCCTGGCTAATGGTTTCAAATATTCCTATGTTTTCTCTTAAGGTAAAATCATATACATGGAGAGGAAATGAAGTAAGGATAATTTATTTACTGATCAGTATAATAATGATAATCGTTTTTAAATATGCAGGCTTGGCAGCCTCTATTGTATTCTATATTCTTACGTGCATTGTTCAATACTTTTTTACTAAAAAACCAGGCATGAAATATTTTTAA
- the purS gene encoding phosphoribosylformylglycinamidine synthase subunit PurS, translated as MIYRADINIMPLKELLDPQGKAVHHGLNNLGISEINDVRIGKHIQLNMDADNLDKAKELTEVACKKLLANPVMEYFEFTVHE; from the coding sequence ATGATTTACAGGGCCGACATAAATATAATGCCATTGAAAGAGCTTCTTGATCCACAGGGCAAAGCCGTTCACCATGGCTTAAATAATCTGGGCATAAGCGAAATAAATGATGTTCGGATTGGCAAACACATCCAGCTAAATATGGATGCTGATAATTTGGACAAGGCAAAGGAACTAACAGAAGTTGCCTGTAAAAAATTATTAGCAAATCCTGTTATGGAGTATTTTGAGTTTACAGTGCATGAGTAA
- a CDS encoding M28 family peptidase has translation MSNFGRIIIGAFAGCFFTLSVHPQSALILRAHAIIDTLTSSGMHGRGYVDSGEWKAAQYISTQYRELSLLEFNKDYFQKFSLDANTFPGTASVTINHQKLFPARDFLIDPVSSGTYGKYKTLAIKNNSADTSDAVVKRLILNLKHKRLKNRVVTFQKEDFTSDQFISLKKNLVGANCLGARGCIEFSNEKLTWDASQKVLPFFYLQVKENQPEQTKVCVKANFENKFLNDYPTQNVIAYVKGTYYSDSFLVFTAHYDHLGEMGHGTYFPGANDNASGIAMLLCLANYFSIQPPRYSVVFMAFSGEESGLVGSHFYVNHPLFPLSKIKFLINLDIVGTGGEGIKVVNATLFEDQFNKLVSLNDSLQFLKVISPRGKAANSDQYFFSEAGVPSFFIYTMGGISAYHDINDRPETLPLTKFEELYNLLIVFAGSF, from the coding sequence ATGAGTAACTTCGGCCGAATAATTATTGGTGCATTTGCAGGCTGCTTTTTTACCTTAAGTGTACATCCGCAATCAGCACTTATACTACGGGCACATGCTATTATTGATACACTTACCTCATCAGGCATGCATGGTAGAGGATACGTTGATTCGGGTGAATGGAAGGCAGCTCAGTACATCAGTACCCAATACAGGGAGCTGAGTCTTTTGGAATTTAATAAGGATTATTTTCAAAAGTTTTCTCTGGACGCAAATACTTTTCCGGGCACAGCATCTGTTACTATCAACCATCAAAAATTATTTCCTGCCAGGGATTTCCTGATTGATCCGGTATCATCAGGTACTTATGGAAAGTATAAGACATTAGCCATTAAAAATAATTCTGCTGATACATCTGATGCTGTGGTCAAAAGGTTAATATTAAATCTTAAACATAAAAGATTAAAAAATAGGGTTGTTACATTTCAAAAAGAAGATTTTACTTCAGATCAATTTATTAGTCTCAAGAAGAACCTGGTTGGGGCAAATTGCCTGGGAGCAAGGGGCTGCATTGAGTTCTCCAATGAAAAGCTTACCTGGGATGCCTCTCAAAAAGTGCTTCCCTTTTTTTATCTGCAGGTAAAAGAGAATCAGCCGGAGCAAACAAAGGTTTGTGTAAAAGCAAATTTTGAAAATAAATTTCTGAATGATTATCCAACACAGAATGTAATTGCATATGTAAAGGGCACATACTATTCCGATTCTTTTCTTGTCTTCACAGCACATTATGATCATCTGGGTGAAATGGGCCACGGTACCTATTTTCCGGGAGCAAACGATAATGCCAGTGGTATTGCGATGTTATTGTGCCTGGCTAATTATTTTTCAATACAGCCACCCAGATACTCGGTTGTTTTTATGGCATTTAGCGGTGAGGAGAGCGGCTTAGTGGGTTCACATTTTTATGTTAATCATCCACTGTTTCCCCTAAGCAAAATCAAGTTTTTAATTAACCTCGACATTGTTGGAACTGGAGGAGAAGGTATTAAAGTCGTAAATGCTACACTTTTTGAAGATCAATTTAACAAGCTCGTAAGCCTTAACGACAGTCTTCAATTCTTAAAGGTAATTTCACCCCGCGGTAAAGCTGCCAACAGCGATCAATATTTTTTTTCTGAAGCCGGCGTGCCCTCTTTTTTTATTTATACCATGGGAGGCATTTCGGCTTATCATGATATCAATGATCGCCCGGAAACGTTACCACTTACTAAGTTTGAGGAGCTTTATAATTTACTAATTGTTTTTGCAGGGTCCTTTTAA
- the rsmI gene encoding 16S rRNA (cytidine(1402)-2'-O)-methyltransferase codes for MLFIVPTPIGNLNDITLRSIQVLKDADVILAEDMRKSGILLRHFAIETKMFSYHQHNEHEVTPLVIERMKNGENFALISDAGTPGISDAAYLLVRASLKENIEVSCLPGATALLPALILSGLITNEFTFIGFLPQKKGRQTKLKELSEEKRTLIIYESPNRLQNLLLGLMEYCGGDRRVSVSRELTKKFEETKRGSLHELSKYYSTKNVKGEIVVVVEGIQK; via the coding sequence ATGCTTTTTATCGTTCCTACCCCTATTGGTAACCTAAATGATATTACACTTCGTTCCATACAGGTTTTAAAAGATGCAGATGTAATATTAGCAGAAGATATGCGCAAATCAGGAATTTTGCTCAGGCACTTTGCTATTGAAACAAAAATGTTTTCCTATCATCAGCACAATGAACATGAGGTAACGCCCCTGGTAATTGAAAGAATGAAGAACGGTGAAAATTTTGCCCTGATCAGTGATGCGGGTACTCCAGGAATTTCTGACGCAGCTTATCTCTTAGTTCGGGCATCGCTTAAAGAAAATATAGAAGTAAGCTGTTTGCCGGGGGCCACTGCATTATTACCGGCGCTTATTTTATCAGGCCTGATAACAAATGAATTTACCTTTATCGGATTTCTTCCTCAAAAAAAAGGCAGGCAGACTAAGCTTAAAGAATTATCTGAGGAGAAGAGAACTTTAATTATTTATGAATCGCCAAACCGGTTACAAAATTTGCTCCTTGGTTTAATGGAATACTGTGGAGGTGACCGCAGGGTTAGTGTATCACGTGAGCTTACTAAAAAATTTGAAGAAACAAAACGCGGATCGCTACATGAGCTTAGCAAATATTATAGCACAAAAAATGTAAAAGGAGAAATAGTAGTGGTAGTAGAGGGAATTCAGAAGTAA
- the lnt gene encoding apolipoprotein N-acyltransferase → MSRIQKLLLSISCGVLLSLAWPPLPCFPFLFLGLIPILWLEEICADSANGHWSFFGYSYLALLIWNVLTTWWVGNTIIGTGDISSVFAGVFANTANPFLMCIPLIGYQQTKKHLGEKFGWIALAGYWMTFEFIHLRWDLTWPWLNLGNGFSQYPQVVQWYEYTGTFGGTLWIWIMNISGYVILRDFLLKRNVSIRRKNITGYCLLLFLPLSISVLLYFSYREKGKPQHVVVVQPNIDPYNEKFDFTTLNKQLLTLIELSRKKISPQTDYLVWPETAIPQGIFITDIKDDPSIHTAQQFLNAYPRIKLITGISAYAKYTSATTSTARYSSEGNFYWDAFNSAIQLDTSKKYPIYHKSKLVPGVEKMPYPQIFKFLEPLAISMGGASGSLGEQKDRGVFFSTDSVGVGPEICYESIYGEYSTEYIRRGANLLFIITNDGWWGNSAGHKQHLEYARLLAVETRRDIAQSANTGTSAFINQRGDVSQQTAWWKPAVIESTLFASDEQTFYVKNGDYIGRAAIVITTIFILTGLFKKIKKYNIFSHSHDL, encoded by the coding sequence TTGTCAAGGATTCAGAAACTTTTACTCTCCATATCGTGTGGAGTATTGCTCTCACTGGCCTGGCCGCCTCTTCCATGCTTTCCATTTTTGTTCCTGGGCCTCATTCCAATTTTATGGCTGGAAGAAATCTGTGCTGATTCTGCAAACGGCCATTGGAGTTTCTTTGGATATAGTTACCTGGCATTATTAATCTGGAACGTATTGACCACATGGTGGGTAGGTAATACTATTATTGGAACCGGAGATATTTCAAGTGTATTTGCCGGTGTATTTGCTAATACGGCAAATCCTTTTCTTATGTGTATTCCATTAATTGGCTACCAGCAAACAAAAAAACATCTGGGTGAAAAGTTTGGATGGATTGCTTTAGCTGGTTATTGGATGACCTTTGAATTCATTCATCTCAGGTGGGATTTAACCTGGCCCTGGCTTAATCTCGGAAACGGATTTTCCCAATATCCGCAAGTTGTACAGTGGTATGAATACACTGGAACTTTTGGAGGAACTTTATGGATTTGGATTATGAATATCTCAGGTTACGTTATTTTACGTGATTTTCTTTTGAAAAGAAATGTATCGATCAGGCGGAAAAATATAACAGGTTATTGCCTGCTGCTGTTTTTACCTTTATCTATTTCTGTTCTTCTCTATTTTTCATATCGGGAAAAAGGAAAGCCGCAGCATGTGGTAGTGGTGCAACCAAACATAGATCCCTACAATGAAAAATTTGATTTTACCACACTTAATAAGCAGCTTCTTACGCTGATTGAACTTTCACGAAAAAAGATAAGTCCGCAAACAGACTACCTGGTATGGCCTGAAACAGCTATTCCCCAGGGAATCTTTATTACAGATATAAAGGATGATCCCAGCATTCACACAGCGCAGCAATTTTTAAATGCTTATCCCAGGATTAAATTAATAACCGGCATTAGTGCATATGCAAAATACACCTCCGCTACAACATCTACTGCGAGATACTCTTCTGAAGGAAATTTTTATTGGGATGCCTTCAACTCTGCCATACAGCTAGATACGTCAAAAAAATATCCCATCTATCATAAATCAAAGCTGGTACCAGGGGTAGAAAAGATGCCATATCCTCAGATATTTAAATTTCTCGAACCTCTCGCTATTTCTATGGGTGGAGCCAGCGGAAGCTTGGGAGAACAAAAAGACCGGGGTGTTTTTTTTTCAACAGATTCTGTTGGCGTAGGACCAGAAATTTGTTATGAATCCATCTATGGTGAATATTCAACAGAATATATTCGTAGAGGCGCTAATTTACTATTTATAATTACGAATGATGGCTGGTGGGGAAACTCAGCAGGACATAAACAACATTTGGAATATGCACGGTTGCTAGCAGTAGAAACCAGGAGGGATATTGCACAATCAGCAAATACAGGAACTTCTGCTTTTATCAACCAGCGGGGAGATGTGTCACAACAAACAGCATGGTGGAAACCTGCAGTAATTGAATCGACCTTATTTGCAAGTGATGAACAAACGTTTTACGTAAAAAATGGAGATTATATTGGACGAGCAGCCATAGTTATAACAACTATTTTTATACTTACAGGCTTGTTTAAAAAAATAAAAAAATATAATATTTTTTCGCATTCTCATGATCTTTAA
- a CDS encoding inositol monophosphatase: MNLEAICKKAIEVALTAGKFIAAEKKKFKRSNIVEKGDRNLVSYVDLEAEKIIVNGLRPILPDADFITEEKTIVTGSESLRWIIDPLDGTTNFIHGVPVFCVSIALQQNNDLLIGVVYEINLDECFYAWRNGGAFLNGNKIAVTETNLLRNALTATGFPYEGFAEMDRYFLTLKSLFSNSRGVRRIGSAAIDLCYVACGRFDAFFEYNLNAWDVAGGALIVREAGGMVTDFSGGSNYIFGKEIIATNQKLYEAFKKEVTFPPS; this comes from the coding sequence ATGAACCTGGAAGCGATTTGCAAAAAAGCAATTGAGGTTGCCCTTACGGCAGGTAAATTTATTGCTGCAGAGAAAAAAAAGTTTAAGCGAAGCAATATTGTAGAAAAAGGCGATCGCAACCTGGTTTCTTATGTTGATCTGGAAGCAGAAAAAATAATTGTGAATGGATTAAGACCGATTTTACCTGATGCAGATTTTATTACGGAAGAGAAAACAATAGTAACCGGAAGCGAATCACTGCGGTGGATCATAGATCCTCTCGATGGTACAACTAATTTCATTCATGGTGTACCAGTATTTTGCGTAAGCATTGCCTTGCAGCAAAATAATGATTTGCTGATAGGTGTAGTATATGAAATTAATCTGGATGAATGCTTCTACGCCTGGAGAAATGGAGGGGCGTTTCTAAACGGAAATAAAATAGCAGTCACGGAGACCAACCTTCTTCGTAATGCGCTTACAGCAACCGGTTTTCCGTATGAAGGATTTGCCGAAATGGACCGCTATTTTTTAACTCTCAAATCTTTGTTTAGCAACAGCCGTGGAGTCCGGCGTATTGGATCCGCAGCAATCGATCTCTGTTATGTTGCATGTGGTCGTTTTGATGCGTTTTTTGAATACAATCTAAACGCCTGGGATGTGGCGGGAGGGGCTCTAATTGTGAGGGAAGCCGGAGGAATGGTAACAGATTTTAGTGGGGGATCAAATTATATTTTTGGAAAAGAAATCATTGCAACAAACCAAAAACTGTACGAGGCATTTAAAAAAGAAGTGACTTTTCCTCCTTCCTAA
- a CDS encoding phosphatase PAP2 family protein, whose translation MYKIFFGWIVCFELLGFHLSFAQQVSVPVIIRNTKVSIPNLYRMHLASDGGVIAGSFALIIVGQVLNGNKAKLIVSDLNNQSVIDHIPSFDKSAIHQHDKSFLVASDVLLYTSMSLPLISFIDKRVSGHAPTILAMYFETLSIGAGLYSITSGAINRRRPLTFNDSVPNSVRLGNRQQNSFFSGHTTIAATACFFGARIFTDFRPYSKLTPYVWTAAAVVPAFVAFSRYKAGEHFPSDVVAGYVVGATVGYLVPALHKVSDERLVLSPILGKESGISMVYNF comes from the coding sequence TTGTACAAAATTTTCTTTGGATGGATAGTCTGTTTTGAGCTGCTTGGTTTCCATCTTTCCTTTGCACAACAAGTTTCGGTTCCGGTAATTATTCGAAACACTAAGGTTTCTATTCCGAATCTGTATCGAATGCATTTAGCCTCTGATGGAGGAGTAATTGCAGGTTCTTTTGCCCTTATTATTGTTGGGCAAGTTCTAAATGGAAATAAAGCAAAACTTATTGTTTCGGATTTAAACAATCAATCGGTAATAGATCATATTCCATCTTTCGATAAAAGTGCCATTCATCAGCATGATAAAAGTTTTTTGGTAGCCAGTGATGTATTACTGTACACGTCAATGTCATTGCCTCTCATTTCATTTATAGATAAGCGGGTCAGTGGTCATGCTCCTACCATTCTGGCTATGTATTTTGAAACACTTTCAATTGGAGCCGGTCTTTACTCAATAACATCCGGTGCAATTAATCGCCGTCGTCCCCTAACGTTTAATGATTCTGTTCCGAATTCAGTTCGCCTTGGCAACCGGCAGCAAAATTCCTTTTTTAGTGGCCATACTACCATTGCTGCCACAGCCTGTTTTTTTGGCGCAAGGATTTTTACTGATTTCCGGCCTTATTCAAAGTTAACCCCTTATGTATGGACTGCTGCTGCAGTAGTACCGGCCTTTGTGGCGTTCTCACGTTATAAAGCAGGGGAACATTTTCCCAGTGATGTAGTTGCAGGTTATGTAGTAGGTGCCACAGTAGGTTACCTGGTTCCTGCCCTTCATAAAGTAAGTGATGAGCGACTTGTCTTATCTCCGATTCTGGGAAAAGAAAGTGGTATTTCTATGGTGTATAATTTCTGA
- a CDS encoding PepSY-like domain-containing protein, with protein MRMILSLLIVAGFAGCADAQKIKESQVPATVVSNLHKMYPNLKDYVWFNEDGNYEAEYKINKMEAAVTYDANGTLMETEREIAVKELPAAVASYISANYSGTEIKEASEITDANGMKSYEAEVKGKDIVFDSNGNFLKEEKD; from the coding sequence ATGAGAATGATTTTATCGCTTTTAATTGTTGCAGGCTTCGCTGGTTGTGCCGATGCACAAAAAATAAAAGAAAGTCAGGTTCCGGCTACAGTTGTTTCAAATCTTCATAAAATGTATCCAAACCTGAAAGATTATGTTTGGTTCAACGAAGACGGAAACTACGAAGCAGAATACAAGATTAATAAAATGGAAGCAGCAGTTACATATGACGCAAATGGAACTTTGATGGAAACAGAAAGGGAGATTGCTGTTAAAGAGTTACCTGCGGCAGTTGCCTCCTATATCTCAGCCAATTATTCCGGAACAGAAATTAAAGAAGCGTCAGAAATTACCGATGCGAATGGCATGAAAAGCTATGAGGCAGAAGTTAAGGGAAAAGATATTGTCTTCGATTCTAACGGTAACTTTTTGAAAGAAGAAAAGGATTAA
- a CDS encoding PepSY-like domain-containing protein: MKKVINILFVTCFASAVTAQTPAVPPAKKPLLAPAPVEKAFEQKFPNATNLHWGKESLKEWEAEFVFKGENISANFTSDGKWVETEKEIKASEFPKAVAEAIQKQYPGWIITEADITQTEKNGTIYEAAIKNGKLKKGVAFKEDGIPVKE; encoded by the coding sequence ATGAAAAAAGTGATTAATATCCTTTTTGTTACTTGCTTCGCAAGCGCGGTCACTGCACAAACACCAGCTGTGCCCCCGGCAAAGAAACCACTTCTGGCTCCGGCGCCGGTTGAAAAGGCATTTGAGCAAAAATTTCCAAATGCAACCAACCTACACTGGGGGAAAGAAAGTTTAAAAGAGTGGGAAGCAGAATTTGTATTTAAAGGAGAAAATATTTCTGCAAATTTTACTTCTGATGGAAAATGGGTAGAAACAGAAAAAGAAATTAAAGCCAGTGAATTTCCAAAAGCTGTGGCGGAAGCAATTCAGAAACAATATCCCGGTTGGATCATTACCGAAGCAGATATAACCCAGACCGAAAAAAATGGAACTATTTATGAAGCAGCAATAAAAAACGGGAAACTTAAAAAAGGAGTGGCATTCAAGGAAGACGGCATACCTGTAAAAGAATAA
- a CDS encoding HAMP domain-containing histidine kinase, whose product MKLLTKINRNFLFTSVILFVLCSYLFYFLLRYVIYCQVDENVTDAKTRIIEFVQQNGELPVAQSFAGNRLEVRKVKPGEKVTEQLKDTLIYDIEEQENVPYRQLSFLLPFKDEPYCISVSQSQFEADDLITSILIYMLIFITTLFAVFYFINRLTAKNIWSSFNDTLDKLKSFNLIKETRPSFSHTGIKEFEELNQSLNTMTKRIYSDYSRLKQFTENASHEIQTPLSIIRGKIETLIQSDTISEDQMHSLQQINEAVSRLSRLNFVLLTLTKIENYQFTGSEHIDLTSLLENKLSSLEELIQQRKITVTMQFDNKACLDMNASLADLLFDNLLSNAIKHNNEGGFITIAIQQKQFKICNSGSALQISPEKLFERFVKNNPASDSLGLGLALVKKICMSYNMDIEFISNKNIHTITISF is encoded by the coding sequence ATGAAGCTGCTTACAAAGATCAACCGTAATTTTTTATTCACCTCAGTTATCCTGTTTGTTTTGTGCAGCTATCTCTTTTATTTTTTACTGAGATATGTTATTTATTGCCAGGTTGATGAAAATGTGACTGATGCAAAAACGAGGATTATCGAATTTGTGCAGCAAAATGGTGAATTACCGGTTGCACAATCATTTGCAGGTAATCGTCTTGAAGTAAGAAAAGTGAAACCGGGAGAAAAAGTTACAGAACAATTAAAAGACACGCTTATCTATGACATTGAAGAACAGGAAAATGTACCCTATCGCCAGCTTTCATTTTTGCTGCCTTTTAAAGATGAACCATATTGCATTTCTGTAAGCCAGTCGCAGTTTGAAGCTGATGATTTAATCACCAGCATCTTAATATATATGCTCATTTTTATTACTACTCTGTTTGCAGTCTTTTATTTTATAAACCGCCTTACAGCAAAAAATATATGGTCTTCTTTTAATGATACCCTCGATAAGCTGAAATCTTTTAATCTGATTAAGGAAACCAGGCCGTCATTCTCACATACAGGTATTAAGGAATTTGAAGAGCTCAACCAGTCCTTAAATACAATGACGAAAAGAATTTACAGTGATTACAGCCGGTTAAAACAATTTACGGAGAATGCTTCTCATGAAATTCAAACACCACTTTCTATTATTCGCGGAAAGATTGAAACACTTATTCAGTCTGATACTATTTCTGAAGATCAAATGCATTCATTACAGCAAATTAATGAGGCAGTCTCACGCCTTTCAAGGTTAAACTTTGTTTTGCTCACCCTCACCAAAATTGAAAACTATCAGTTTACCGGATCCGAACACATTGATCTTACATCTTTATTAGAAAATAAACTAAGTTCTCTGGAGGAGTTAATTCAACAAAGAAAAATTACAGTTACCATGCAGTTTGATAATAAAGCCTGTCTGGATATGAACGCTTCGTTGGCTGATTTGCTATTTGATAATTTACTGAGCAATGCCATCAAGCATAATAATGAAGGCGGCTTTATAACTATTGCTATTCAGCAGAAACAATTTAAAATATGTAATTCAGGATCAGCATTACAAATTTCTCCTGAAAAATTATTTGAACGCTTTGTTAAAAACAATCCGGCTTCAGATTCACTGGGTTTGGGCCTTGCCTTAGTAAAAAAGATTTGCATGAGCTACAATATGGATATAGAATTTATCTCAAATAAAAACATTCATACCATTACCATATCATTTTAA